One part of the Truepera radiovictrix DSM 17093 genome encodes these proteins:
- a CDS encoding S8 family serine peptidase, translating into MTRSVIGTLLLALALAACTLNPPAPSVRNPTPSYTIDRVGDQSFIRGQLIVGYREGASPEAIARRLGATVQQDWPLLRAALLQLPPRLSVPKAKVSAERLEGVRYAEPNLVHFRPEPARGVATTALSPTQVSVSDPEFGRQWMHRQMNSLGAWSQGVSGSGIRIGIHDDFIDHRHPDLVDNMFYPGFDGFAASNPEVPIEAALITPETPHDGVGFHGTSVAGTAAAVGNDLGGRGTAYGASIVPLAINEPEQGGLVLSAIVNSAIFAVLGPDFAFGGDDRAPGTDPETGPYVHIVNMSWGGAFYNQLIKDTMDLMLASGIVLVTSAGNTPTEGPSFPSWNPGLINVAATTARGTRTNFSNRGLHLDLAAPGENIWTTTTRGCIFATPDGASCSEEEPEVAYTYINGTSFSSPAVAGTAALILEAGAERDAEGNITALPSAAQVQRVLTETAFQPSGYERSALGAGIADSAAAVARVLSGDPIPDGGSLLAEVVWAGNPDIRVPQVGLTLIPEDGDAAVKYTQTSDGTLLTPLGIGLFQQMPSGRYTLQASGPYRSVHGIEVGTAQTSVEIRPGEATAVRLALELSPFEDPFEPNNTLETAAELEEVGVTVRASLYDPEAASDVDVYSIPVTAGSVYRASLKTASGNVAPALTVYDASGTPIAQSGSTQAFTLNPFVEFEAPEDGLAYIEVTETSGLEGSNSPFNLYDLDIARYIGEEEEPNGSAVVIGTSIQNIDFTDAQRIPLGSALDAELTEGDTDIFQVEVPAGATVVGDIVTAVDGQPDTLLGVYNEAGQQVAFNDDYNGRASRVLYASQTGGLYYFVVAPWDAINPQNATTGPYNFSVTRHLNPPTE; encoded by the coding sequence GTGACGCGCTCTGTTATCGGCACGCTGCTCCTCGCCCTAGCGCTCGCCGCGTGCACCCTCAACCCGCCCGCCCCCAGCGTCCGCAACCCCACGCCCTCCTACACCATCGACCGCGTCGGCGACCAGAGCTTTATCCGCGGCCAGCTCATCGTCGGCTACCGCGAGGGCGCCTCCCCCGAGGCCATCGCGCGCCGGCTCGGCGCTACCGTGCAGCAAGACTGGCCACTCCTGCGCGCCGCGCTCCTGCAGCTGCCGCCGCGCCTCAGCGTCCCCAAAGCCAAGGTCAGCGCCGAACGGCTCGAGGGGGTGCGCTACGCCGAACCCAACCTCGTGCACTTTCGGCCCGAACCGGCTCGGGGCGTCGCGACGACCGCCCTTTCGCCCACCCAGGTCAGCGTCTCCGACCCCGAGTTTGGCCGGCAGTGGATGCACCGGCAGATGAATTCGCTCGGGGCGTGGAGCCAAGGGGTCTCCGGCAGCGGCATCCGCATCGGCATCCACGACGACTTTATCGACCACCGCCACCCCGACTTGGTCGACAACATGTTCTACCCGGGCTTCGACGGTTTCGCCGCCTCGAACCCCGAGGTTCCCATCGAAGCCGCTCTCATTACCCCCGAAACGCCGCACGACGGCGTCGGCTTTCACGGCACGTCGGTCGCGGGGACCGCGGCGGCGGTCGGCAACGACCTCGGCGGGCGCGGTACCGCCTACGGCGCCAGCATCGTCCCCTTGGCGATCAACGAACCCGAGCAGGGCGGTCTGGTGCTGAGCGCCATCGTCAACTCGGCGATCTTTGCAGTGTTGGGCCCCGACTTCGCCTTCGGCGGCGACGACCGCGCCCCCGGCACCGACCCCGAGACGGGGCCGTACGTCCACATCGTCAACATGTCGTGGGGCGGCGCCTTCTACAACCAACTCATCAAGGACACAATGGACCTGATGCTCGCCTCGGGGATCGTGCTGGTGACCTCGGCGGGCAATACGCCGACCGAAGGGCCTTCGTTCCCCTCGTGGAACCCCGGGCTCATCAACGTCGCGGCGACGACCGCGCGGGGGACGCGTACGAACTTCTCCAACCGCGGGTTGCACCTCGACCTCGCCGCCCCGGGGGAGAACATCTGGACGACCACCACGCGGGGCTGCATCTTCGCGACCCCCGACGGCGCCTCGTGCAGCGAGGAGGAGCCGGAGGTCGCCTACACCTACATCAACGGCACCTCGTTCTCGAGCCCAGCGGTCGCCGGCACCGCAGCGCTCATCCTCGAAGCGGGCGCCGAACGCGACGCCGAGGGCAACATCACCGCCCTCCCGAGCGCCGCTCAGGTGCAGCGCGTTTTGACTGAAACGGCCTTCCAACCGAGCGGTTACGAGCGCAGCGCGCTGGGCGCGGGCATCGCCGACTCGGCGGCGGCCGTGGCCCGGGTGCTCTCCGGCGACCCCATCCCCGACGGCGGTTCCCTCCTCGCCGAGGTCGTGTGGGCGGGTAACCCCGACATCCGCGTCCCGCAGGTTGGGCTCACGCTCATCCCGGAAGACGGGGACGCCGCGGTGAAGTACACCCAAACGTCCGACGGCACCCTGCTCACCCCCCTGGGCATCGGCCTCTTTCAGCAGATGCCGTCGGGTCGCTACACCCTTCAGGCCAGCGGACCCTACCGGTCGGTCCACGGCATCGAGGTCGGAACCGCGCAGACGAGCGTAGAGATCCGCCCCGGCGAAGCCACGGCGGTGCGGTTGGCGCTCGAGCTGAGCCCCTTCGAAGACCCCTTCGAACCCAACAACACCCTGGAGACGGCTGCCGAGCTCGAGGAGGTCGGCGTCACCGTGCGCGCGAGCCTCTACGACCCGGAAGCTGCGAGCGACGTCGACGTCTACAGCATCCCCGTCACGGCCGGCAGCGTCTACCGCGCGAGCCTGAAAACCGCCTCGGGGAACGTCGCCCCGGCGCTCACGGTCTACGACGCCTCCGGCACGCCGATCGCCCAGAGCGGCAGCACCCAGGCCTTTACCCTCAACCCCTTCGTCGAGTTCGAAGCGCCCGAAGACGGCCTCGCCTACATCGAGGTGACGGAGACGAGCGGGCTCGAGGGGAGCAACAGCCCCTTTAACCTCTATGACCTCGACATCGCGCGCTACATCGGCGAGGAGGAAGAGCCCAACGGCTCGGCGGTGGTCATCGGCACCTCGATTCAGAACATCGACTTCACCGACGCCCAGAGGATCCCCTTGGGCAGCGCCCTCGACGCCGAGCTCACCGAAGGCGACACCGACATCTTCCAGGTGGAGGTGCCCGCTGGCGCGACGGTCGTCGGGGACATCGTGACCGCTGTCGACGGGCAGCCCGACACCCTGTTGGGCGTCTACAACGAGGCGGGTCAACAGGTCGCCTTTAACGACGACTACAACGGGCGCGCCTCGAGGGTCCTTTATGCCTCACAGACGGGTGGCCTCTACTACTTCGTCGTCGCCCCCTGGGACGCGATCAACCCGCAAAACGCCACCACCGGCCCCTACAACTTCAGCGTTACACGCCACCTGAACCCACCTACCGAGTAA
- a CDS encoding carboxypeptidase-like regulatory domain-containing protein, which produces MRRTPRRALFALLLLLAACARTPSGTPPLDQTTWQPGTGSIAGYVVNRKAGTNVAGTTVAVAGTDLSAVTDESGLYRIMDVPAGLHTLTFTQDGYATSRVEGLRVDDQAETRYDTIQAEAFDPFLPTIPPTLSISVENGDSFPGGPEGALSFTVSGTVASPESNGFFSFGTAALGTSRGTSGFLNAAVPGTLFPFDGGVETTVNLPTAAFSGETSLHVVAYDVNFNRTEVIRYVTITPAETAGRLAEVTNLGAFAVTFGDTAVFGPLSRIRPFDGRALLDAVRNNDVSALQRLATEARGGAPTLGPQNALDEVITWVDVDFAYQGGALPTAFRVHRRLATQGRFWPIGQVGPEQICATLTEDEQPGPLDPDAGIICTFRDATAGLEAGVEATYRIEAILGDQNTLSGDSSVTPLPAFYVNALSPSNNATNVSVSPVYEFSVENRSSLLFIGALVLDRVHAEGSPVEWVAVLRDDSGITAGGIPHNFDGTAVNETLQPFHGYDWQPIAVTANGTITEDNEVEGVNAVSIAADFFDLLGVGFGVSDGPVNTFSTGDGSF; this is translated from the coding sequence ATGAGACGAACTCCCAGACGGGCGCTTTTTGCCCTGCTCCTCCTGCTCGCGGCGTGCGCGCGGACCCCAAGCGGCACCCCCCCTCTCGATCAGACCACCTGGCAACCCGGCACGGGCAGCATCGCGGGGTACGTCGTCAACCGCAAGGCGGGCACCAACGTCGCGGGCACCACCGTTGCAGTCGCCGGCACCGACTTGAGCGCGGTTACCGACGAAAGCGGCCTCTACCGCATCATGGACGTCCCGGCGGGCCTGCACACCCTCACCTTTACGCAAGACGGTTACGCCACCTCGAGGGTCGAGGGGCTGCGGGTCGACGACCAGGCCGAGACCAGGTACGACACGATCCAGGCCGAGGCGTTCGACCCCTTTTTGCCGACGATCCCCCCGACGCTGAGCATTAGCGTCGAGAACGGGGACAGCTTCCCCGGGGGCCCCGAGGGGGCGCTCAGCTTTACGGTGAGCGGCACCGTCGCCTCCCCCGAAAGCAACGGCTTTTTCAGCTTCGGTACCGCCGCTTTGGGAACCAGCCGCGGCACCTCGGGCTTTCTCAACGCCGCCGTCCCCGGGACGCTCTTCCCCTTCGACGGCGGGGTCGAGACCACCGTCAACCTGCCCACGGCCGCCTTTAGCGGCGAGACCAGCCTCCACGTGGTGGCTTACGACGTCAACTTCAACCGCACCGAGGTGATCCGTTACGTCACCATCACCCCGGCCGAAACCGCAGGGCGGCTCGCCGAGGTCACCAATCTGGGGGCGTTCGCGGTGACCTTCGGCGACACGGCCGTTTTCGGACCGCTCAGCCGGATCCGCCCCTTCGACGGACGCGCGCTTTTAGACGCCGTTCGCAACAACGACGTCAGCGCGCTGCAACGCCTCGCCACCGAGGCTCGAGGGGGAGCGCCGACGCTGGGGCCGCAAAACGCCCTAGACGAGGTCATCACCTGGGTCGACGTCGACTTCGCCTACCAGGGTGGGGCGCTCCCCACGGCGTTTCGGGTGCACCGTCGGCTCGCCACCCAGGGCCGCTTCTGGCCCATCGGGCAGGTCGGTCCGGAGCAGATCTGCGCCACGCTCACCGAAGACGAGCAGCCCGGCCCGCTCGACCCGGACGCGGGGATCATCTGCACCTTCCGCGACGCCACCGCCGGGCTCGAGGCGGGCGTCGAGGCCACCTACCGCATCGAGGCGATCTTGGGCGACCAGAACACCCTCTCCGGCGACAGCAGCGTCACCCCCCTGCCCGCCTTTTACGTGAACGCGCTCTCCCCCAGCAACAACGCGACCAACGTCTCGGTCTCCCCCGTCTACGAGTTCTCCGTAGAGAACCGCAGCAGCTTGCTCTTTATCGGCGCGCTGGTGCTAGACCGCGTTCACGCCGAAGGCAGCCCGGTCGAGTGGGTGGCCGTCTTGCGCGATGACAGCGGCATCACCGCGGGCGGCATCCCCCACAACTTCGACGGCACCGCCGTCAACGAGACGCTGCAACCGTTTCACGGCTACGACTGGCAGCCGATCGCGGTCACGGCAAACGGAACCATCACGGAAGACAACGAGGTCGAAGGGGTCAACGCCGTCTCCATCGCCGCCGACTTTTTCGACCTGCTCGGCGTCGGCTTCGGGGTTTCGGACGGCCCGGTCAACACCTTCTCGACCGGTGACGGCAGCTTCTAG